A genomic window from Glycine max cultivar Williams 82 chromosome 17, Glycine_max_v4.0, whole genome shotgun sequence includes:
- the LOC100780376 gene encoding uncharacterized protein: MGTQILRPQDCFVERIMSPPADFSRRRSSGNYCNYYYHSNHVATSRSCRKPVARPDKKKRVVPASGMPLVAETSAAVFRRPSSDDSRVARSNGLEKVTILRRGQSLDSAVKSDVYAGSAFAVSPSPEALPLPSFSTKKQASAAVDDSATRDLRRLLRLE; this comes from the coding sequence ATGGGAACCCAGATTTTGCGGCCTCAGGACTGTTTCGTAGAACGAATCATGTCTCCTCCCGCTGACTTTTCCCGGCGGAGGAGTTCCGGTAACTACTGTAATTATTATTACCACAGCAACCATGTTGCCACTTCCAGGTCGTGCCGGAAGCCGGTTGCCCGACCCGATAAAAAGAAACGGGTTGTTCCGGCTTCTGGCATGCCGCTGGTGGCGGAGACCTCGGCGGCGGTGTTTAGGAGACCGAGCAGTGATGATTCCAGGGTGGCGAGGAGCAATGGTTTGGAGAAGGTGACGATTCTACGGAGGGGCCAGTCGCTCGATTCGGCTGTGAAGAGCGACGTGTACGCCGGATCGGCGTTCGCTGTGTCTCCGTCGCCGGAAGCGCTTCCTCTGCCGTCTTTTTCGACGAAGAAGCAGGCCTCGGCGGCGGTTGATGACTCCGCCACGCGAGATCTGAGGCGTCTGCTCCGGCTCGAATGA
- the LOC100305780 gene encoding uncharacterized protein LOC100305780 (The RefSeq protein has 1 substitution compared to this genomic sequence) encodes MGWESFVVVHNIAKRHNVGTLARSATAFGVSELILVGRRDFNCFGSHGSSSHLRFRHFHSLQDARKFLKDKDFDICGVEITTDSLPVNQHPFTKSTAFLLGNEGTGLSPKEIEICGFFVYIPQYGGGTASLNVTVAASIVLHHFGVWAGFTERSRDGNKFVVAERPVKQGGRNYCTETEDSIIEERKARRENAANGFFDETESGNSSSNLLDALFVDG; translated from the exons ATGGGGTGGGAGAGCTTCGTGGTGGTGCACAACATAGCAAAGAGGCACAACGTGGGAACACTTGCTCGCAGTGCCACCGCGTTCGGCGTATCAGAACTCATCCTCGTTGGTCGAAGAGATTTCAACTGTTTCGGGAGCCATGGGTCCTCCTCCCACCTCCGATTTCGACACTTCCACTCCCTCCAAGACGCTCGCAAATTCCTCAAAGACAAAGACTTTGATATTTGCGGCGTTGAGATCACAACCGATTCTCTCCCCGTAAATCAACACCCTTTTACTAAGAGCACTGCATTCCTACTCGGCAACGAG GGCACTGGTCTTTCTCCTAAGGAAATTGAGATATGCGACTTTTTCGTCTATATCCCTCAATATGGCGGTGGCACTGCTTCCTTGAATGTTACTGTAGCTGCTTCCATTGTTCTCCATCATTTCGGAG TTTGGGCAGGTTTTACTGAGAGATCTCGTGATGGAAATAAATTTGTTGTGGCTGAGAGACCCGTAAAACAGGGTGGACGTAATTACTGCACTGAAACAGAGGATTCTATCATTGAAGAGCGGAAAGCTAGAAGAGAAAATGCTGCCAATGGTTTCTTTGATGAGACTGAGAGTGGCAATTCATCTTCAAACCTCCTTGATGCATTATTTGTTGATGGTTGA
- the LOC100787515 gene encoding uncharacterized protein At4g15545, with the protein MAAESGGTPTNFDLPEEVVQVLPSDPFQQLDVARKITSIALSTRVNTLESELSSLRAQIADKDNLIADLQSQLDSLDASLSQIADKLLQTEQDKESLLQENASLSNTVKKLNRDVSKLEVFRKTLMQSLQEEDDNSGAAPDIVAKIQSQASLTSTSQIGDNDVSLPPSVSSSTGNSFAKDHESDAIRPRVSQNLLLASQGSTPRITPPGSPPSLSASVSPTRTSKPVSPQRHSISFATTRGMYDDRSSMFSSMSLTHGSISSSDAGTGSQTGRTRVDGKEFFRQVRNRLSYEQFGAFLANVKELNSHKQTKEETLRKADEIFGPENKDLYTIFEGLINRNLH; encoded by the exons ATGGCGGCGGAATCGGGTGGTACGCCGACAAACTTTGATCTTCCCGAGGAGGTGGTGCAAGTGCTACCGTCCGATCCCTTCCAGCAGCTCGATGTGGCTCGCAAGATCACTTCCATTGCTCTATCGACACGTGTCAACACCCTCGAATCAGAGCTGTCCTCGCTTCGCGCCCAGATCGCCGACAAAGACAACCTCATCGCCGACCTTCAATCTCAGCTCGACTCCCTCGACGCTTCCCTCTCCCAAATCGCCGACAAACTCCTCCAAACCGAACAAGATAAG GAGAGCTTGCTCCAGGAGAATGCTTCGCTTTCCAACACCGTCAAAAAGCTCAATCGAGATGTCTCCAAG TTGGAGGTTTTCAGAAAGACGCTTATGCAATCACTTCAGGAGGAGGATGATAACTCT GGAGCAGCTCCAGACATTGTTGCTAAAATACAGAGTCAAGCAAGTTTGACTTCCACGTCGCAGATTGGAG ATAATGATGTTTCATTGCCACCGTCTGTATCTTCTTCAACAGGAAATTCTTTTGCCAAGGATCATGAATCTGATG CCATAAGACCTAGAGTATCACAGAATCTCCTCTTAGCATCTCAAGGTTCCACCCCTCGGATTACTCCCCCTGGTTCCCCTCCTAGTTTGTCGGCATCAGTATCACCTACGAGAACATCTAAACCTGTATCACCACAGCGACATTCAATTTCCTTTGCAACCACAAGAGGCATGTATGATGACAGGTCTTCAATGTTTTCCTCAATGTCCTTAACTCATGGTTCAATATCAAGCTCTGATGCAGGAACAGGATCACAAACTG GACGAACACGGGTGGATGGGAAAGAGTTCTTTCGCCAAGTCAG GAACCGTTTGTCTTATGAGCAATTTGGTGCATTCTTGGCTAATGTTAAAGAATTGAATTcccataaacaaacaaaagag GAAACGCTACGGAAAGCTGATGAAATTTTTGGGCCTGAAAACAAGGATCTGTACACTATATTTGAGGGATTGATTAATCGCAATCTCCATTGA
- the LOC100786973 gene encoding protein DMP2, translating into MAADNPTRKTNSTSKNGGKGVTNTTFSAFGSLIKLLPTGTVFVFQFLNPVVTNSGECNATNKWLSSIVLVACGLSCAFSSFTDSYIGSDNQRHYGIVTPKGLWPFSEPEKSKSVDKLWLGDFVRAALSLLVFAVLGLLDTNTVHCFYPGFEVTQKSLLQVLPTAIGVFAGGVFMIFPDKRNGIGYPLNSNSDSNHTSNISDETAPIDNA; encoded by the coding sequence atggcCGCAGACAATCcaactagaaaaacaaatagTACCAGCAAAAACGGAGGTAAAGGCGTGACAAACACGACATTCTCAGCATTTGGCAGCCTCATAAAGCTGCTCCCTACAGGCACTGTCTTCGTGTTCCAATTCCTAAACCCCGTTGTGACTAACAGCGGTGAATGCAACGCCACCAACAAGTGGCTCAGCAGCATTGTTCTCGTTGCATGCGGGTTGAGTTGCGCATTTTCTTCCTTCACCGATAGCTACATAGGCAGCGACAACCAGAGGCATTACGGCATCGTAACCCCCAAGGGACTGTGGCCTTTTTCCGAACCAGAAAAGTCCAAGTCCGTTGACAAACTCTGGTTGGGTGACTTCGTGCGTGCTGCGTTATCGTTGTTAGTGTTCGCGGTGTTGGGGCTGTTGGACACCAACACTGTGCACTGCTTCTACCCCGGCTTTGAGGTTACTCAGAAAAGTCTGCTTCAGGTGCTCCCCACGGCTATTGGGGTTTTTGCAGGTGGGGTTTTCATGATTTTCCCCGACAAGCGAAATGGAATTGGATACCCTTTGAATTCTAATTCTGATTCTAATCACACCTCTAATATATCTGATGAAACCGCCCCGATTGACAATGCTTAG
- the LOC100783075 gene encoding Probable prolyl 4-hydroxylase 4-like precursor produces MSSRVWFLLFLLLISKCHQVWGSYAGSASSIVNPSKVKQISWKPRAFVYEGFLTDLECDHLISLAKSELKRSAVADNLSGESQLSDVRTSSGMFISKNKDPIISGIEDKISSWTFLPKENGEDIQVLRYEHGQKYDPHYDYFTDKVNIARGGHRIATVLMYLTNVTKGGETVFPSAEEPPRRRGTETSSDLSECAKKGIAVKPHRGDALLFFSLHTNATPDTSSLHAGCPVIEGEKWSATKWIHVDSFDKTVGAGGDCSDHHVSCERWASLGECTKNPEYMIGSSDVPGYCRKSCKSC; encoded by the exons ATGAGTAGTAGGGTTTGGTTTCTACTATTCCTTCTGCTGATCTCGAAATGCCATCAAGTGTGGGGCTCCTACGCGGGTTCCGCTAGCTCCATCGTCAACCCTTCCAAGGTCAAACAGATTTCCTGGAAGCCAAG AGCTTTCGTTTATGAAGGTTTCCTCACGGATTTGGAATGCGACCACTTGATCTCTTTA GCCAAATCGGAGCTTAAGAGATCTGCCGTAGCGGATAATCTCTCTGGAGAGAGCCAGTTAAGTGATGTTCGAACAAGCTCTGGAATGTTCATTTCCAAGAACAAG gATCCTATTATTTCTGGTATTGAGGACAAGATTTCGTCATGGACCTTTCTTCCAAAAG AAAATGGGGAAGATATACAAGTACTGAGGTATGAGCATGGCCAGAAATATGACCCGCATTATGATTACTTCACTGATAAAGTTAACATTGCTCGGGGTGGACATCGCATTGCGACTGTTCTCATGTATCTCACTAATGTAACCAAAGGTGGTGAAACTGTGTTCCCTTCTGCCGAG GAACCTCCACGTCGCAGAGGTACTGAAACAAGTAGTGATCTTTCTGAATGTGCCAAGAAAGGAATAGCAG TGAAACCGCATAGAGGGGACGCACTtcttttcttcagtcttcacacAAATGCTACCCCAGACACTAGCAGTCTCCATGCTGGATGCCCTGTAATCGAAGGTGAGAAATGGTCCGCAACGAAGTGGATTCATGTAGACTCGTTTGATAAGACTGTGGGAGCTGGAGGTGATTGTTCTGATCATCATGTAAGCTGTGAGAGATGGGCTTCACTTGGAGAATGCACTAAAAATCCTGAGTATATGATTGGATCTTCAGACGTTCCTGGCTATTGTAGGAAAAGCTGCAAGTCGTGTTAG